A single genomic interval of Syntrophobotulus glycolicus DSM 8271 harbors:
- the der gene encoding ribosome biogenesis GTPase Der, with the protein MSRPVVAIVGRPNVGKSTLFNRVVGRMIAIVENTPGVTRDRLYFEAQWLNRNFTLIDTGGIEFKDQSTPLSSLMKQQAEIAVEEADVVVFVLDGKTKATVEDEMVAKFLRSSGKPVVLVVNKVENFKNYEVESYEYLELGFGEPIPVSAAHGMNIGDMLDKVVENLPEDDSEDVSPDVIKIAVIGRPNVGKSSLVNKMVGEERVIVSDIAGTTRDAIDTPFRFEDRDYVLIDTAGIRRRKKIAELTENYSVIRSFRAIDRADVVLMMLDAVEGVTDQDKRIAGYAHEAGKAIILVINKWDLIEKDDKTINRFERDIREELAFMAYAPTQFISAKTGQRVHKIIELVDFVAEQNCHRILTSTLNNELREWLYLNPPPSDKGKRLKILYATQREVKPPTFIFFVNDPELMHFSYQRYLENQLRKTFGFEGSPIKMIVRRNKEEKE; encoded by the coding sequence ATGAGTAGACCGGTAGTAGCAATTGTTGGGCGACCTAATGTGGGAAAATCAACACTTTTTAATAGAGTTGTGGGCCGGATGATCGCGATTGTGGAAAATACTCCGGGGGTGACAAGGGACAGATTGTATTTTGAGGCTCAGTGGCTCAACCGCAATTTTACCCTGATCGATACAGGAGGAATTGAATTCAAGGACCAAAGCACACCGTTGTCTTCCTTGATGAAGCAGCAGGCAGAAATTGCCGTGGAAGAGGCGGATGTTGTGGTATTTGTTCTGGACGGCAAAACCAAGGCCACTGTGGAAGATGAGATGGTGGCCAAATTTCTGCGCAGCTCGGGGAAACCGGTGGTTTTGGTTGTCAACAAGGTTGAGAATTTTAAGAATTACGAAGTGGAATCCTATGAATATCTTGAGCTGGGTTTTGGGGAGCCAATCCCGGTTTCGGCGGCCCATGGGATGAATATCGGGGACATGCTGGACAAAGTAGTGGAGAACTTGCCCGAGGATGACAGTGAAGACGTTTCACCCGATGTGATTAAGATTGCCGTGATCGGCAGGCCGAACGTCGGCAAATCCTCGCTGGTCAATAAAATGGTGGGAGAGGAGCGGGTGATTGTCAGCGATATTGCCGGAACGACCCGTGATGCCATTGATACTCCTTTCCGGTTTGAAGACCGGGATTACGTATTAATCGATACCGCCGGGATCAGACGAAGAAAAAAAATTGCCGAGCTTACCGAGAATTACAGTGTCATCCGCTCTTTCAGGGCGATTGACAGGGCGGATGTCGTGCTGATGATGCTTGACGCCGTGGAAGGAGTAACCGACCAGGATAAACGGATAGCGGGATATGCTCATGAAGCGGGTAAAGCAATCATATTAGTGATCAATAAGTGGGATCTGATTGAGAAGGATGACAAAACCATCAACCGGTTTGAACGGGACATTAGAGAGGAACTGGCTTTTATGGCTTATGCCCCAACTCAGTTTATTTCGGCCAAGACCGGTCAAAGAGTGCATAAGATCATAGAGCTGGTAGATTTTGTGGCCGAGCAAAATTGCCACCGGATACTCACCAGCACCTTAAACAATGAGCTTCGGGAATGGCTTTATCTAAATCCTCCTCCAAGCGACAAGGGAAAACGCCTGAAGATCCTTTATGCTACGCAAAGGGAAGTCAAGCCCCCCACTTTTATTTTCTTTGTCAATGATCCGGAGCTGATGCATTTTTCTTATCAAAGGTATTTAGAAAATCAATTGCGGAAAACTTTTGGATTTGAGGGGTCTCCCATAAAAATGATCGTACGGAGAAATAAAGAGGAGAAAGAATGA
- the plsY gene encoding glycerol-3-phosphate 1-O-acyltransferase PlsY: MMVPYLEYTVFLAAYLSGTIPFAFLIGKYKKIDVRNHGSGNIGATNALRVLGKRAGATVMVCDILKGTLAAYLCSLFFGPWGGLTGGLLAMAGHSWNPFFGFKPSGKGVATGCGALIILMPEVMLISGTVFFVVTMVSRMVSLASILGSATALIMSMVFPEPLPFRLFTLIGASLVFVRHRANIKRIIDGTESRIGCNKEKE, encoded by the coding sequence ATGATGGTGCCTTATCTGGAGTATACAGTATTTTTAGCGGCATATCTGTCAGGCACAATTCCCTTTGCTTTTCTGATCGGCAAATACAAAAAAATCGATGTGCGCAACCACGGAAGCGGTAATATAGGAGCGACCAATGCGCTGAGAGTATTAGGCAAAAGGGCCGGAGCCACAGTAATGGTTTGTGATATCTTAAAAGGGACGCTGGCGGCCTATCTTTGCAGTTTGTTTTTTGGTCCATGGGGAGGGCTGACAGGGGGCTTATTAGCCATGGCGGGACATAGCTGGAACCCTTTTTTTGGCTTTAAGCCAAGCGGCAAGGGCGTTGCGACAGGCTGTGGAGCATTGATCATTCTTATGCCTGAGGTCATGCTGATCAGCGGGACAGTATTTTTTGTCGTGACAATGGTCAGCCGGATGGTATCCCTGGCTTCCATTCTGGGATCAGCCACAGCTTTGATCATGTCGATGGTCTTTCCTGAGCCTTTGCCGTTCAGACTGTTCACCCTGATTGGGGCAAGCCTGGTTTTTGTCAGACACCGGGCGAATATCAAGAGGATCATTGATGGGACGGAGTCTCGAATTGGCTGTAACAAAGAAAAGGAGTGA
- a CDS encoding NAD(P)H-dependent glycerol-3-phosphate dehydrogenase gives MVKTAVYGSGSWGTAIASVLAGAGHHTYLIGRHSDEIELMRRKRENVHYLPGVFLPDNILPTTDLTKLEADAVFICVPSHAVREGARRIKPYLKQDCIIVNTAKGLEEGTHLRLSEVLAEELPLMPLAVLSGPSHAEEVGRNMPTAVVVSASDKQTAERVQDLIMTPMFRVYVNLDLVGVELGGALKNIIALCSGAAEGMNTRDNAKAALMTRGLAEITRLGVALGADPLTFSGLSGLGDLIVTCTSQHSRNLRAGRALGAGKPLDQVLKEVGMVVEGVRTTKSAYELSRKIGISMPITEQAFKVLFEGANPDKAIANLMMRGKKHEYEPLVSFES, from the coding sequence ATGGTTAAAACGGCGGTTTACGGATCAGGGAGCTGGGGTACGGCAATTGCCAGTGTTTTAGCCGGTGCCGGTCATCATACATATCTCATCGGCAGGCATTCCGATGAAATCGAGTTAATGCGTAGAAAAAGAGAAAATGTGCATTATCTGCCGGGAGTCTTTTTACCTGATAATATTTTGCCGACGACGGATTTGACGAAGCTGGAGGCTGACGCAGTTTTCATCTGTGTTCCTTCTCATGCTGTGAGGGAAGGGGCCAGACGGATCAAGCCTTATCTGAAACAGGACTGTATTATCGTCAATACGGCCAAGGGCTTGGAAGAGGGGACTCATCTCAGGCTATCGGAAGTATTGGCCGAGGAGCTGCCTTTAATGCCGCTTGCTGTCCTCTCCGGGCCCAGCCATGCCGAGGAAGTGGGCCGAAATATGCCGACAGCCGTTGTTGTCTCAGCCAGTGATAAGCAAACTGCGGAACGTGTTCAGGACCTGATCATGACTCCGATGTTCAGAGTATATGTAAACTTAGATCTGGTCGGAGTAGAGCTCGGCGGAGCCTTAAAGAACATTATTGCTTTATGCTCCGGAGCGGCTGAAGGGATGAATACCAGGGATAATGCGAAAGCGGCTCTCATGACCAGAGGATTGGCTGAAATAACCAGACTTGGGGTAGCGCTCGGTGCGGATCCTTTGACCTTTTCAGGTCTCTCCGGTCTGGGAGACCTGATTGTGACCTGTACCAGTCAACACAGCCGTAACCTGAGGGCCGGAAGGGCATTGGGTGCGGGAAAGCCCCTTGATCAAGTGTTGAAGGAAGTAGGCATGGTGGTGGAAGGAGTCAGGACAACGAAATCCGCTTATGAGTTAAGCAGGAAAATCGGCATATCGATGCCCATCACAGAGCAGGCCTTCAAGGTCCTGTTTGAGGGAGCCAATCCTGATAAAGCCATTGCCAATTTGATGATGCGGGGAAAGAAGCATGAATATGAACCTCTGGTTTCATTTGAGAGTTAG
- the spoIVA gene encoding stage IV sporulation protein A, with amino-acid sequence MQNYDIFSDIAERTGGDIYFGVVGPVRTGKSTFIKRFMELLVLPNIANVFERERARDELPQSGAGKRITTTEPKFIPSEAVEVIIKDTIKMNVRLVDCVGYAVDGAIGYEDGEDDQPRMIHTPWSDEAIPFEEAAELGTRKVITDHSTLGIVLTTDGSISEIPRESYVEAEQRVVAELQEIGKPFIIILNTTRPFAENTLELCRSLGENYQVPVIPVDCMEINISDITQILEEILYEFPVDEVNIELPKWVEELEHSNRVRVSFDESIQNAVSEIKRIRDIDHALDILNESSYAKEVILKQTDLGTGKAEIEIFTDPELYKEILEELTGISIEGEHTIMRMIMDYSKAKKEWDKLSKAFEEVQINGYGVVTPQLEEMFLEEPELVKSGGHYGIKLKASAPSLHILRADVTTEITPLIGTEKQAEELVKYILDEFEEDPKKVWNSNIFGKSLHDLVREGIQNKLYKVPENVQVKLQDTLQRIVNDGHGGLICIII; translated from the coding sequence ATGCAAAATTATGACATCTTCAGCGACATTGCTGAAAGAACGGGGGGGGATATTTATTTCGGAGTAGTGGGTCCTGTCAGAACCGGAAAATCCACATTTATCAAAAGATTTATGGAGCTTTTGGTTTTGCCCAATATTGCCAATGTTTTTGAACGGGAAAGAGCAAGGGATGAACTTCCTCAAAGCGGAGCAGGCAAAAGGATCACGACGACAGAACCAAAATTTATTCCTTCGGAAGCAGTGGAAGTAATCATTAAAGATACGATCAAGATGAATGTACGTTTGGTCGATTGCGTAGGCTATGCGGTGGATGGGGCGATAGGCTATGAGGACGGAGAAGATGATCAGCCCAGAATGATCCATACTCCCTGGAGTGATGAGGCAATTCCATTTGAAGAAGCGGCTGAGCTCGGCACCAGAAAAGTGATCACTGATCATTCGACGTTAGGAATCGTGCTGACCACCGATGGATCTATTTCTGAAATACCCCGCGAAAGTTATGTGGAAGCAGAACAGAGAGTCGTCGCGGAGCTTCAGGAAATCGGCAAACCCTTTATCATTATTTTAAATACAACGAGGCCGTTTGCGGAAAATACGCTGGAACTCTGCCGTTCTCTCGGGGAAAATTATCAGGTGCCTGTTATTCCTGTGGACTGCATGGAAATAAACATCAGTGACATTACGCAGATTCTGGAAGAGATCCTTTATGAATTCCCTGTGGATGAAGTCAATATCGAGCTGCCCAAGTGGGTGGAAGAGCTGGAACACAGCAACAGAGTGAGGGTAAGCTTTGATGAATCCATCCAAAATGCGGTTTCCGAAATCAAACGAATCAGAGACATTGATCATGCCCTGGATATTTTAAATGAATCGTCTTATGCGAAAGAGGTCATTCTCAAACAAACCGACCTGGGAACAGGAAAAGCGGAAATTGAGATTTTTACCGACCCTGAGCTATATAAAGAAATTCTTGAAGAACTGACCGGGATCTCAATTGAAGGCGAACATACCATCATGAGAATGATCATGGACTACAGCAAAGCCAAGAAAGAGTGGGATAAACTGTCGAAGGCTTTTGAAGAGGTTCAGATAAACGGTTATGGCGTTGTTACCCCTCAGTTGGAGGAAATGTTCCTGGAAGAACCGGAGCTTGTGAAATCAGGGGGGCATTACGGGATTAAACTGAAAGCCAGCGCCCCGTCACTGCATATCCTGCGGGCGGATGTCACGACAGAAATCACACCGCTCATCGGTACGGAAAAACAAGCTGAAGAACTGGTGAAATATATTCTTGATGAATTTGAAGAGGATCCGAAAAAAGTGTGGAACTCTAATATTTTTGGCAAATCATTGCATGACCTGGTCAGGGAAGGGATACAAAACAAGCTTTATAAGGTTCCCGAGAACGTTCAGGTCAAACTTCAGGATACCTTGCAGCGGATCGTAAATGACGGGCATGGCGGACTGATTTGCATAATCATTTAA
- a CDS encoding ACT domain-containing protein → MSNKKKDFLLVNKDILPEAILKTAQAKELLAKFDVLTVNEACERVEMSRSAFYKYKDGVFPFYEAGKGRIITLALILVDKAGILSNVLNDIASVGGNVLTINQGIPLQGIANVSIAIETEAMEESVESLLSHLSELDGVRKIELISKS, encoded by the coding sequence GTGTCGAACAAAAAAAAGGATTTTCTGCTTGTAAATAAGGATATTTTACCGGAAGCGATTCTGAAGACAGCTCAGGCCAAGGAGTTGCTGGCGAAATTTGATGTTCTGACGGTAAATGAGGCCTGTGAGCGGGTCGAGATGAGCAGAAGCGCATTTTATAAATATAAAGACGGTGTTTTTCCTTTCTATGAAGCGGGTAAAGGAAGGATCATCACCCTTGCCCTTATTCTGGTGGACAAGGCAGGTATCTTATCCAATGTTCTTAATGATATCGCTTCGGTCGGGGGTAATGTCCTGACGATTAATCAGGGTATTCCTTTGCAGGGGATTGCAAATGTTTCTATTGCCATTGAAACAGAAGCAATGGAAGAGAGCGTGGAAAGCCTGCTTTCTCATTTAAGCGAGCTGGATGGGGTGCGAAAAATAGAATTAATCTCAAAAAGCTGA
- a CDS encoding magnesium transporter CorA family protein: MAVKKLTHTKQGMKPVPPHSEVKQIDFQGLKWIDIVKPTKRHINMLKEQFDFHELLLEDCMTEHQRSKVDDFDEYCFIVLHFPRYRKETVTMETEEVDIFLGPNYLITLHEGELKPLVGFFHLCFSQERAKAEYMSKGSALLLYEVTKRLFDYCFPMLDKIDILLSDINREVFKNSSKSMLQTIARTKMQIINYRRVIKPLRPVILMLEKVIKKYLPEDMDIYFDDITDKMEKIWDMLENSKEVIESMDETFSALTNQRINNLLRTFTILQVLTLPMIVVGGLFSMNVDGIPLHEYSSAFWIVFGMIMLPTGVGAGIMFWNRKKWF; the protein is encoded by the coding sequence ATGGCTGTAAAGAAGCTCACTCACACTAAACAAGGCATGAAGCCGGTGCCGCCGCACTCAGAAGTCAAACAGATTGATTTCCAGGGCCTGAAATGGATCGATATTGTTAAGCCCACCAAAAGGCATATCAATATGCTGAAAGAACAGTTCGACTTTCATGAACTGCTTCTGGAAGACTGTATGACGGAACATCAGAGATCAAAGGTGGATGACTTTGATGAGTATTGTTTCATTGTTCTGCATTTTCCGAGATACCGAAAAGAAACAGTGACGATGGAAACTGAAGAAGTCGATATCTTTTTGGGACCGAATTACCTGATTACTCTGCATGAAGGGGAATTGAAGCCACTGGTCGGCTTTTTTCATCTCTGTTTTTCCCAGGAAAGGGCTAAAGCTGAGTATATGAGCAAAGGTTCAGCTCTGCTCCTTTACGAAGTAACCAAGCGTCTTTTCGATTATTGTTTTCCGATGCTTGATAAAATTGATATTCTGTTAAGCGATATCAACAGGGAGGTTTTTAAAAACAGTTCGAAAAGCATGCTGCAGACCATTGCCAGAACCAAGATGCAGATCATCAATTACCGGAGGGTAATCAAACCGTTGCGGCCTGTGATCCTCATGCTGGAGAAGGTCATCAAAAAATATTTACCGGAAGATATGGATATCTATTTTGACGACATCACGGACAAAATGGAAAAGATCTGGGATATGCTGGAGAACAGCAAGGAAGTGATTGAATCCATGGATGAAACCTTCAGCGCCCTGACTAATCAGAGGATCAATAATCTTCTCCGGACATTCACAATCCTGCAGGTCCTGACCCTGCCGATGATCGTGGTAGGCGGCCTGTTTTCCATGAATGTAGATGGTATTCCCCTGCATGAATATTCCAGCGCTTTCTGGATCGTTTTTGGGATGATTATGCTTCCGACCGGTGTTGGGGCGGGAATCATGTTTTGGAACAGGAAGAAATGGTTTTGA
- a CDS encoding GNAT family N-acetyltransferase, whose amino-acid sequence MILETNRLVLRPWKETDAESLYEYAKDPLIGPIAGWPVHTSVENSLQIIREVLSLNETYAVTIKKNDNAIGSIGLMIGNKSNLDIGNDQAEIGYWIGVPYWGQGLIPEAVCELMRHAFDELGLTTLWCGYFDGNEKSKRVQEKCGFKFHHTEKDKKWPLINVINTLHVTCVTLREWKAF is encoded by the coding sequence ATGATACTGGAAACAAACAGGCTGGTTTTGCGCCCATGGAAAGAAACAGACGCGGAAAGCTTGTACGAATATGCAAAAGATCCTCTTATTGGGCCCATTGCGGGGTGGCCGGTTCATACCAGTGTAGAGAACAGTCTGCAAATTATTCGAGAGGTTCTTTCTTTGAATGAAACCTACGCTGTAACGATAAAGAAAAACGATAACGCAATAGGAAGCATTGGACTGATGATCGGCAACAAAAGTAATCTGGATATCGGCAATGATCAAGCGGAAATCGGATACTGGATTGGTGTACCCTACTGGGGTCAAGGGCTTATCCCGGAAGCGGTGTGTGAGCTTATGCGGCATGCTTTTGACGAACTTGGCCTAACTACCCTTTGGTGCGGATATTTTGATGGCAACGAAAAGTCAAAAAGAGTACAGGAAAAATGCGGTTTTAAATTTCATCATACTGAAAAAGATAAAAAATGGCCGCTAATAAATGTAATTAATACATTGCATGTGACCTGTGTTACCCTTAGAGAATGGAAAGCTTTTTAG
- a CDS encoding TIGR00266 family protein, whose translation MARAHEVDYQIFGDDMQFVEVELDPSESVVAEAGALMYMEPGIRMETIFGDGSSNQGSGLMGKLLGAGKRVLTGESLFMTVFTNSGSGKGHVSFAAPFPGKIIPVDLTNYNGKLICQKDAFLCAAKGVSIGIEFTKKLGAGFFGGEGFIMQRLEGDGMSFLHAGGTIVEKVLQPGETLRVDTGCLVAMTGQVAYDIQFVGGIKTAFFGGEGLFFATVSGPGRVWLQSLPFSRLADRIIASAPRAGGSSREQGSVLGVLGNLIDGDNR comes from the coding sequence ATGGCTAGAGCACATGAAGTGGATTATCAAATATTTGGTGATGATATGCAGTTTGTTGAGGTCGAGCTGGACCCAAGTGAGAGTGTGGTTGCGGAAGCGGGAGCACTGATGTATATGGAGCCGGGCATCCGGATGGAGACGATTTTCGGTGACGGCAGTTCCAATCAGGGAAGCGGCTTAATGGGCAAGCTGCTGGGGGCCGGTAAAAGGGTCCTGACCGGAGAAAGTCTCTTTATGACGGTCTTTACAAACAGCGGATCGGGTAAAGGGCATGTATCTTTTGCCGCTCCTTTTCCCGGCAAAATTATCCCGGTAGACTTAACCAATTATAATGGCAAGCTGATTTGTCAAAAGGATGCTTTTCTCTGTGCGGCTAAGGGGGTCTCGATAGGAATTGAATTCACCAAAAAACTGGGCGCCGGCTTTTTTGGCGGTGAAGGCTTTATTATGCAGAGGCTTGAGGGGGACGGGATGTCCTTTTTGCATGCCGGCGGAACAATTGTGGAGAAGGTCCTTCAGCCTGGTGAAACGTTGCGTGTTGACACCGGCTGTCTGGTCGCGATGACCGGGCAGGTTGCCTATGATATCCAGTTTGTAGGCGGGATTAAAACTGCCTTCTTTGGCGGAGAGGGGTTGTTTTTCGCCACTGTAAGCGGTCCCGGCAGGGTCTGGCTGCAATCCCTGCCTTTCAGCAGATTGGCGGACAGGATCATTGCCTCGGCGCCAAGAGCAGGGGGATCCTCCAGGGAACAGGGGAGTGTTCTCGGTGTATTGGGAAACCTGATTGATGGAGACAATCGATAA
- a CDS encoding sensor domain-containing diguanylate cyclase/phosphohydrolase: MDIDKRNQTESGNQIANRKSAHGNPDNWALDRMKNRQAVYEYEDLSIQDSQLVKCDIFLNVDENLLNHVCELERGAKINTCLYKVLLDYSSDPIFCLDQTGRFIYVNIAFSVPRLSDDVIGKKIWDVFPGEEGLPDFDLMKSVFRTGKMKVVEVHAQRNDSLSYFMTSINPIKDSCGEVIMIMCISKDITDRKLAEEALKEREYLLRESQKAAHIGSYVYDLKTEIWKGSDELDLIYGIDQEYPRTYQGWLRIIHPDFLTEVSAYFKKVEKDKSPFHYEYKIIRPSDSSERWVQDIRKWEFDENAEATRMFGTVQDVTDRKKVEKEIVFLSYHDKLTGLYNRRFYEEEIKRMDTENNLPISIIMGDVNGLKLVNDAFGHDKGDELLLKCAAALKKACCQNEIIVRLGGDEFLVLLPRTEGEEAKQVIDRIKSHYAKESVNGLSISISFGSDTKRRPEEDIFKIQKNAEDYMYNLKIIEKESMRGKIIKSLVDTFYGENRREELHAKRVSEISSSIGKAIGLSPNRIKQLEMAGMLHDIGKIALDSRILNKQEALTEQEKDELKRHPDIGYRILSSSYDMLDLADYVYAHHEKWDGSGYPKGLKGEKIPLISRIIAIAESYDVLTNPVSYKSCLSSLQAIEELKQKSGTDFDPEIVKIFVEKIL, translated from the coding sequence ATGGATATAGATAAAAGGAATCAAACAGAAAGCGGAAATCAAATCGCGAACCGAAAGTCAGCGCATGGAAATCCGGATAATTGGGCTTTGGATCGGATGAAGAACCGGCAGGCTGTTTATGAATATGAGGATCTTTCCATACAGGATAGCCAATTGGTCAAATGCGATATCTTCTTAAACGTAGATGAAAATTTATTGAATCATGTTTGCGAATTGGAAAGAGGGGCTAAAATCAATACTTGTTTATACAAAGTTCTTTTGGATTATTCAAGTGACCCGATTTTTTGTCTTGACCAAACAGGAAGATTTATTTATGTAAATATTGCTTTTTCTGTTCCCCGACTGAGCGATGATGTGATCGGAAAGAAAATATGGGATGTATTTCCCGGGGAAGAAGGCCTTCCCGATTTTGATCTGATGAAAAGTGTTTTTCGGACAGGGAAAATGAAAGTTGTGGAAGTTCACGCTCAACGCAATGATTCCTTGTCTTATTTTATGACCTCGATTAACCCGATAAAGGATTCCTGCGGTGAGGTCATTATGATTATGTGCATTTCCAAAGACATCACAGACCGCAAGCTGGCTGAAGAAGCGTTAAAAGAAAGAGAGTACCTGTTGCGCGAATCACAAAAGGCAGCCCATATTGGCAGCTATGTGTATGATCTTAAAACCGAAATCTGGAAAGGCTCGGATGAACTCGATCTGATCTATGGAATTGATCAAGAGTATCCCCGTACTTACCAAGGATGGCTGCGAATCATCCATCCGGATTTTCTGACTGAAGTTTCAGCGTATTTTAAGAAAGTGGAAAAAGATAAAAGTCCTTTTCATTATGAATATAAAATTATTCGCCCCAGCGATTCAAGCGAACGGTGGGTACAGGACATCAGGAAATGGGAATTTGATGAAAATGCCGAAGCAACAAGAATGTTCGGAACTGTTCAGGATGTTACGGACCGCAAAAAGGTGGAGAAGGAAATTGTATTTCTCAGTTATCACGATAAATTGACCGGTCTTTATAACAGACGATTTTATGAAGAAGAAATTAAAAGAATGGATACGGAAAATAATCTTCCGATCTCCATTATCATGGGGGATGTAAACGGACTTAAACTGGTCAACGATGCTTTTGGCCATGATAAAGGGGACGAGCTGTTGTTAAAATGTGCGGCAGCGTTAAAAAAGGCCTGTTGCCAGAATGAAATCATTGTTCGTTTGGGCGGAGATGAATTTCTAGTCCTTTTGCCCAGGACAGAAGGTGAAGAGGCAAAACAGGTGATCGATCGCATCAAGAGCCATTATGCCAAGGAAAGTGTCAATGGGCTCAGTATCAGTATTTCTTTTGGTTCGGACACGAAAAGAAGACCGGAAGAAGATATTTTCAAAATCCAAAAGAATGCTGAAGACTATATGTATAATCTGAAAATTATTGAAAAGGAAAGTATGCGGGGGAAAATCATAAAAAGTCTGGTCGATACTTTCTACGGGGAGAATAGGAGAGAAGAGCTTCATGCCAAAAGGGTCAGTGAAATCAGCTCAAGTATTGGGAAAGCGATAGGCCTTTCCCCCAATAGGATCAAGCAGCTGGAAATGGCCGGAATGCTTCACGATATCGGGAAAATCGCTTTGGACAGCAGGATTCTCAATAAGCAGGAAGCCCTTACCGAACAGGAAAAAGATGAATTAAAGAGACACCCTGATATTGGTTACCGGATTTTGAGTTCGTCTTATGACATGCTGGATTTGGCGGATTATGTCTATGCCCATCATGAAAAGTGGGACGGGTCGGGTTATCCCAAGGGACTGAAAGGGGAAAAAATCCCCTTAATATCCAGGATTATCGCGATTGCCGAAAGCTATGATGTTCTGACCAATCCTGTATCATACAAGTCATGTTTAAGCAGTCTTCAGGCCATCGAAGAATTAAAACAGAAATCGGGAACGGATTTCGACCCGGAAATTGTGAAAATATTCGTGGAAAAAATATTATGA
- the corA gene encoding magnesium/cobalt transporter CorA: MIRIFALSTDYKIINISAMSQLTERKTDLSWYWVDFDSPNEEENKLLDSFFHFHHLAVEDCLNSIDKPKLDYYDNYNFIILNALDQATLEPKEIALFEGDHFIVTHHKQHSNEVQITWDRITSEDKEWEKGPIFVTHKLMDKIVDQFFPAVNEIEDYLSDLDNTVQNKSIHILINEVFEIRGKLLRLRRLVISMRDLVYRILNSEHLNNHHINHKIYFSDIYDHLLKIVEMIESSREMTADLRDSFLSVNTNRMNNNMMLLTVITTIFIPLTFIAGIYGMNFSNMPELQWKYGYYIILLVMLVIGILMYFWFKRKGWFDS; the protein is encoded by the coding sequence ATGATCAGAATTTTTGCCCTGTCAACCGATTACAAAATCATTAATATTTCTGCCATGAGCCAGTTAACTGAAAGAAAGACGGATTTATCCTGGTATTGGGTAGATTTCGATTCTCCCAATGAAGAGGAGAATAAGCTTCTGGATAGTTTTTTTCATTTTCATCACCTGGCTGTTGAAGACTGCCTCAATTCAATCGATAAACCAAAGCTGGATTACTATGATAACTACAATTTCATCATTCTCAACGCTTTAGACCAAGCTACTTTAGAGCCGAAAGAAATCGCCCTGTTCGAGGGAGACCATTTCATTGTCACTCATCATAAACAACACTCCAACGAAGTACAGATAACCTGGGACAGGATCACCTCTGAAGATAAAGAGTGGGAAAAAGGCCCTATCTTTGTGACCCACAAGCTTATGGATAAAATCGTTGATCAGTTTTTCCCCGCTGTCAATGAAATCGAAGATTACCTTTCGGATTTAGATAATACTGTCCAGAACAAATCCATCCATATTCTGATCAATGAGGTCTTTGAGATCAGAGGAAAGCTTTTACGGTTAAGAAGACTGGTCATTTCCATGCGGGATCTCGTTTACAGAATCCTCAATTCCGAACACCTGAATAATCATCACATCAATCATAAAATCTATTTTTCAGACATTTATGATCATCTCTTAAAAATAGTGGAAATGATTGAATCGAGCCGGGAAATGACCGCAGATCTGCGTGACAGTTTTCTTTCCGTCAATACCAACCGGATGAACAACAATATGATGCTGCTCACTGTCATTACGACGATCTTTATCCCTCTGACCTTTATCGCCGGTATTTACGGGATGAATTTCAGCAACATGCCGGAGCTTCAGTGGAAGTACGGGTATTACATCATCCTGCTGGTCATGCTGGTGATTGGGATTCTGATGTACTTCTGGTTTAAACGCAAGGGATGGTTCGATTCATAA